A region from the Sandaracinus amylolyticus genome encodes:
- a CDS encoding PilW family protein: MRRRRPSSRRAGFTLVEMMVAMTIGALVIASVYTLGGSAARDFQEQQRVTQLQLSTRLALDRVRRDVERAGLHGTPDSMVERTCVTPARRVRAVQLVNEDGGSRAAINAHQAGAANTTTQADLLRLVGNFATSDAYLVRSFDSSGGTAFLQTSWQGFRRSFAADSTGTTIDPTIFQDVFRAGRMLHIQTVQGNHFFVRVASATVSGNSASVSFTPALGVGGTCVVGLGEGALLAPLSEVEYALQANAEDLPTATSSSGADVTGPNVSLVRRERDMVTNAITETRTVLEWAMHFDVDAIFDDTAVGSAPDARLATLYGDELAETNMAARASRVRALVVTIGARSRDQDPNFPWAAPVPGAPPVRFRVFSDRVGAARVRTATAEIGLPNLIQRGL, translated from the coding sequence ATGAGGCGTCGTCGTCCTTCGTCGCGCCGCGCGGGCTTCACGCTCGTCGAGATGATGGTCGCGATGACCATCGGCGCGCTGGTGATCGCGAGCGTGTACACGCTCGGCGGCTCGGCCGCGCGCGACTTCCAGGAGCAGCAGCGCGTCACCCAGCTCCAGCTCTCGACGCGCCTCGCGCTCGATCGCGTGCGCCGCGACGTCGAGCGCGCAGGCCTGCACGGCACGCCGGACTCGATGGTCGAGCGCACCTGCGTGACGCCGGCGCGGCGTGTCCGCGCGGTGCAGCTGGTCAACGAGGACGGCGGCTCGCGCGCAGCGATCAACGCGCACCAGGCGGGCGCCGCGAACACCACCACGCAGGCCGATCTGCTCCGGCTCGTCGGCAACTTCGCGACGAGCGACGCGTACCTCGTGCGCAGCTTCGACTCGAGCGGCGGCACCGCGTTCCTGCAGACGAGCTGGCAGGGCTTCCGCCGCAGCTTCGCCGCGGACTCGACCGGCACGACGATCGATCCGACGATCTTCCAGGACGTGTTCCGCGCCGGCCGGATGCTGCACATCCAGACCGTCCAGGGGAACCACTTCTTCGTGCGCGTGGCGAGCGCGACGGTCTCCGGCAACAGCGCGAGCGTCTCGTTCACTCCGGCGCTCGGGGTCGGCGGCACCTGCGTGGTGGGCCTCGGCGAGGGCGCGCTGCTCGCGCCGCTCTCCGAGGTCGAGTACGCGCTGCAGGCGAACGCCGAGGACCTCCCCACCGCGACGAGCAGCTCCGGCGCCGACGTCACCGGACCCAACGTCTCGCTGGTGCGTCGCGAGCGCGACATGGTGACCAACGCGATCACCGAGACGCGCACCGTGCTCGAGTGGGCGATGCACTTCGACGTCGACGCGATCTTCGACGACACCGCGGTCGGCAGCGCGCCCGACGCGCGCCTCGCGACGCTGTACGGCGACGAGCTCGCGGAGACGAACATGGCTGCGCGCGCCTCGCGCGTTCGCGCCCTCGTCGTCACCATCGGCGCGCGCTCGCGCGATCAGGACCCGAATTTCCCGTGGGCTGCGCCCGTCCCGGGCGCCCCGCCCGTTCGGTTCCGCGTGTTCTCGGATCGCGTCGGCGCTGCGCGCGTGCGCACCGCCACCGCCGAGATCGGCCTGCCCAACCTGATCCAGCGAGGGCTCTGA
- a CDS encoding pilus assembly PilX family protein, with the protein MTTRKKKRALLGASRTKRRDGAAMLVVMALLLIVTATATLAIHSTSVELRGTGNARQRMQTRYVAEGALVSAMTMIEQSGPEPLSLSLERSQTRTGSTRRLAPEEPVMDPMVGNHRIEMTELVAPYVANEPIASDSLGHGLGYVPNFVVDVNDSYRFTGIIAGHRSDGMGTLEYVAATYTARGRTQLPGRVDAYSPGAGVGTSAPDERNWTVRGHHESAMNSRAIGISGPTRRR; encoded by the coding sequence ATGACCACGCGGAAGAAGAAGCGCGCGTTGTTGGGTGCTTCGCGGACGAAGCGCCGCGACGGTGCCGCGATGCTCGTCGTGATGGCGCTGCTGCTCATCGTCACCGCGACCGCGACGCTCGCGATCCACTCGACGAGCGTCGAGCTGCGCGGCACCGGCAACGCGCGCCAGCGCATGCAGACGCGCTACGTCGCCGAGGGCGCGCTCGTGAGCGCGATGACGATGATCGAGCAGTCCGGTCCCGAGCCGCTCAGCCTCTCGCTCGAGCGCTCGCAGACCCGCACCGGCAGCACGCGCCGCCTGGCGCCCGAGGAGCCGGTCATGGACCCGATGGTCGGCAACCATCGCATCGAGATGACCGAGCTCGTCGCGCCCTACGTCGCGAACGAGCCGATCGCGAGCGACTCGCTCGGTCATGGGCTCGGCTACGTGCCGAACTTCGTCGTCGACGTGAACGACAGCTATCGCTTCACCGGGATCATCGCGGGGCATCGCTCCGACGGAATGGGCACGCTCGAGTACGTCGCCGCGACGTACACCGCGCGCGGCCGCACCCAGCTGCCGGGGCGCGTCGACGCGTACTCGCCGGGCGCGGGCGTCGGCACGAGCGCGCCGGACGAGAGGAACTGGACCGTCCGTGGTCATCACGAGTCGGCCATGAATTCGCGCGCGATCGGGATCAGCGGCCCGACGCGCCGCCGCTGA
- a CDS encoding PilC/PilY family type IV pilus protein, with protein sequence MQHGKHTAWTTALVIAASVLGASRASAQTAPDIRNIRPMVMLLVDTSGSMEYETSAPSGTLPACSGTATGTNERSRWTTVLEALTGSFQGFYCSPQPRTAYTGAPDQYYALPFHQPRYATQIQNGVLDAYVDRAKFGLMTFDTYFGLTTVHEVMVGQSVFNARIGENSSTPGDFSYGEARALTFPGCTDRFMVDGGARNPSASYGALVSVGTDADSASVINQTIQSQLLSIRPYGGTPTAAMLTDLQYYLDHHPDVAPVVGATGDPYAGCRERYAILLTDGQPNDPYRAMGCDTAGHECPYPIAENAAATLCEWDGSECTGDIDGVFVIGFNVDDAIAQQDLHDIARLGGTEEAYIVGSGAVDGSGRTPEERLREALGAALDRAAPGTTTRTSPSFGTSASGTTSGSTGQEAQFQFTSGFRVPTTAGQPWSGVLDRTRIVCGDDNQPRAQTLDPSQDSFHTILNSRNLSTSPRRLLTVATPTAAQMTGVILGDGDSLAPLGSGGGGGGGGGGGGGGGGGGGGGGGGGGGGTPPRPTFIDGQALTTFDTTNPALTPQHFGLSGGSTSTLTAQRDAIIHWVHGRPGTARDGNRFGDIYHSTPVVVGPPRSDLADESYNLFRRRADVAARPTVVYVGTNDGVLHAFAAEQIRVDVSGGGSRTIAAGEEIWGFVPPAVVPRLSAATASHQVLLDGVPVVRDVFYMRTPGQLPTDDPTSPAAYRTVLVMGLRGGGNSYFALDVTNPLQPTFLWQFTDQYMGGTYARPAIGQVLVEVGGVLQERAVALLPGGRGDLDLDAVRTTGPVGCPAQGVGQPPVTQGTLNARSRQKCWGRIGRNLHWVDVVTGETLFSFDYRTFNAPITGGISLFTGDTGTIATRAFLTDDDGVMWRIDFSSRRTSEWRATPFHDIFWDGGATTGQPAYEPPVITTDAQGNVVVIQATGDIDQLDTTAFNRVVSLTEHIDYSTNSTTTSLNWEIRLRQGEQVTGPLDLYDGVVYFGSFESSSGSDACQYGQSRIWGVEYLRGGGTPPTGYTAVVTDRFPLQRIPVAEGSPEVAHFIGPYLNQIVMGVQVQQQITCSTGEDVFDPYVGARYRVTSSNPGEFRLTAQISGGSGAPGAGSSSVRTFSQGLPAPAAYTRVYSWAAQADQ encoded by the coding sequence ATGCAGCACGGCAAACACACCGCATGGACGACGGCGCTCGTGATCGCAGCGAGCGTGCTCGGCGCCTCGCGCGCGTCGGCCCAGACCGCGCCCGACATCCGCAACATCCGGCCGATGGTGATGCTGCTCGTCGATACCTCGGGCTCGATGGAGTACGAGACGAGCGCGCCCTCGGGGACGCTGCCCGCGTGCTCCGGCACCGCGACCGGCACCAACGAGCGCAGCCGCTGGACCACGGTGCTCGAGGCGCTCACCGGCAGCTTCCAGGGCTTCTACTGCTCGCCCCAGCCGCGCACCGCGTACACCGGCGCGCCCGACCAGTACTACGCGCTGCCCTTCCACCAGCCGCGCTACGCGACGCAGATCCAGAACGGCGTGCTCGATGCGTACGTCGATCGCGCGAAGTTCGGTCTGATGACGTTCGACACGTACTTCGGCCTCACCACCGTGCACGAGGTGATGGTCGGCCAGTCGGTCTTCAACGCGCGGATCGGCGAGAACTCGAGCACGCCGGGCGACTTCTCGTACGGCGAAGCGCGCGCGCTGACGTTCCCCGGCTGCACCGATCGCTTCATGGTCGACGGTGGCGCGCGCAACCCGAGCGCGTCGTACGGCGCGCTCGTCTCGGTGGGCACCGACGCCGACAGCGCGTCCGTGATCAACCAGACGATCCAGTCGCAGCTGCTCTCGATCCGCCCCTACGGCGGCACGCCCACCGCGGCGATGCTGACCGACCTGCAGTACTACCTCGACCACCACCCCGACGTGGCCCCGGTGGTCGGCGCGACCGGCGATCCCTACGCCGGGTGCCGCGAGCGCTACGCGATCCTGCTCACCGACGGACAGCCCAACGATCCCTACCGCGCGATGGGCTGCGACACCGCGGGCCACGAGTGCCCGTACCCGATCGCCGAGAACGCCGCCGCGACGCTCTGCGAGTGGGACGGCAGCGAGTGCACCGGCGACATCGACGGCGTCTTCGTCATCGGCTTCAACGTCGACGACGCGATCGCGCAGCAGGACCTCCACGACATCGCGCGCCTCGGTGGCACCGAAGAGGCGTACATCGTCGGCAGCGGCGCGGTCGACGGGTCGGGGCGCACGCCCGAGGAGAGGCTGCGCGAGGCGCTCGGCGCGGCGCTCGATCGCGCGGCGCCCGGCACCACGACGCGCACCTCGCCGTCGTTCGGCACGAGCGCGAGCGGCACCACGTCGGGCAGCACCGGGCAGGAGGCGCAGTTCCAGTTCACGTCGGGCTTCCGCGTCCCGACCACCGCGGGGCAGCCGTGGAGCGGCGTGCTCGATCGCACCCGCATCGTGTGCGGCGACGACAACCAGCCGCGCGCGCAGACGCTCGATCCGTCGCAGGACAGCTTCCACACGATCCTCAACAGCCGGAACCTGTCGACCTCGCCGCGGCGCCTGCTCACCGTCGCGACGCCGACCGCGGCGCAGATGACCGGCGTCATCCTCGGCGACGGCGACTCGCTCGCGCCCCTCGGCAGCGGCGGTGGCGGCGGTGGTGGCGGCGGTGGAGGCGGCGGTGGCGGTGGAGGCGGCGGTGGCGGCGGCGGCGGCGGCGGCGGCGGCACGCCTCCGCGTCCCACGTTCATCGACGGTCAGGCGCTCACGACGTTCGACACCACGAACCCCGCGCTCACGCCGCAGCACTTCGGCCTGAGCGGCGGGAGCACCTCGACGCTCACCGCGCAGCGCGACGCGATCATCCACTGGGTGCACGGCCGCCCCGGCACCGCGCGCGACGGCAATCGCTTCGGCGACATCTACCACTCGACGCCGGTCGTGGTGGGCCCGCCGCGCTCCGATCTCGCCGACGAGTCGTACAACCTCTTCCGCCGCCGCGCCGACGTCGCGGCCCGCCCGACCGTCGTCTACGTCGGCACCAACGACGGCGTGCTCCACGCGTTCGCGGCCGAGCAGATCCGGGTCGACGTGTCCGGCGGCGGCAGCCGCACCATCGCCGCCGGCGAAGAGATCTGGGGCTTCGTCCCGCCCGCGGTCGTGCCGCGCCTCTCGGCCGCGACCGCCTCGCACCAGGTGCTGCTCGACGGCGTGCCGGTCGTCCGCGACGTCTTCTACATGCGCACGCCCGGTCAGCTCCCGACCGACGATCCCACGAGCCCCGCGGCGTACCGCACCGTGCTCGTCATGGGCCTGCGCGGCGGCGGCAACAGCTACTTCGCGCTCGACGTCACGAACCCGCTCCAGCCCACGTTCCTCTGGCAGTTCACCGACCAGTACATGGGCGGCACCTACGCGCGCCCGGCGATCGGTCAGGTGCTCGTCGAGGTCGGCGGCGTGCTGCAGGAGCGCGCGGTCGCGCTGCTGCCCGGCGGTCGCGGCGATCTCGATCTCGACGCGGTGCGCACCACTGGTCCGGTCGGCTGCCCCGCGCAGGGCGTCGGCCAGCCGCCGGTCACCCAGGGCACCCTCAACGCGCGCTCGCGCCAGAAGTGCTGGGGCCGCATCGGGCGCAACCTGCACTGGGTCGACGTCGTCACCGGCGAGACGCTCTTCTCGTTCGACTACCGCACGTTCAACGCGCCGATCACCGGCGGCATCTCGCTCTTCACCGGCGACACCGGCACCATCGCGACGCGCGCGTTCCTCACCGACGACGACGGCGTGATGTGGCGGATCGACTTCTCGAGCCGTCGCACCAGCGAGTGGAGGGCCACGCCGTTCCACGACATCTTCTGGGACGGCGGCGCGACGACCGGCCAGCCCGCGTACGAGCCGCCGGTGATCACCACCGACGCGCAGGGCAACGTCGTCGTGATCCAGGCGACGGGCGACATCGATCAGCTCGACACGACCGCGTTCAACCGCGTCGTCTCGCTGACCGAGCACATCGACTACTCGACCAACAGCACGACGACCTCGCTCAACTGGGAGATCCGACTGCGCCAGGGCGAGCAGGTGACGGGCCCGCTCGACCTCTACGACGGAGTCGTCTACTTCGGCTCGTTCGAGTCGAGCTCGGGTAGCGACGCGTGCCAGTACGGCCAGAGCCGCATCTGGGGCGTCGAGTACCTGCGCGGCGGCGGCACGCCGCCCACCGGCTACACCGCGGTCGTGACCGATCGCTTCCCGCTGCAGCGCATCCCCGTCGCCGAGGGCAGCCCCGAGGTCGCGCACTTCATCGGGCCCTACCTCAACCAGATCGTGATGGGCGTGCAGGTGCAGCAGCAGATCACGTGCTCGACGGGCGAGGACGTGTTCGACCCGTACGTCGGCGCTCGCTATCGCGTGACCAGCTCGAACCCCGGTGAGTTCCGGCTGACGGCGCAGATCAGCGGCGGCAGCGGCGCGCCCGGGGCGGGCTCGTCGTCGGTGCGCACGTTCTCGCAGGGGCTGCCCGCGCCCGCCGCGTACACCCGCGTGTACTCGTGGGCGGCGCAGGCCGATCAGTGA
- a CDS encoding SH3 domain-containing protein, which yields MRASLAIAMGLVVGCGGPAVPSASTPVASIARVADEAPPATREEPPAPGAQLAGGRLGLALDGIAPGAWTLAGRFGVSPGGPDAASDHVVTRTTDAGTYSLHVIAWDSLRPSTLGVESALRGARAIESGDPDLEIAAVLDRRRMRDRSEGPERALYDEHRAEVMAQLVVAVREGTMVNVALACEESAACAADDHPRIAHEIAGALRRGPRLSRESTWTLRLPDGASTDRVVRVALPRSIVALPPRPAPYEPEVVTRLVSLDTGALVLELAMRVDADEDEVWTLDPGSRDVGEGEPREARVPCEPFVCMAYFADESVRDALINAIARATTEPAPAIEERHALAGGRLVVRLASGRIDDAWHVNEAGNGPDDHHDHHLRFGTAEGEEVLLHLDVADTLRPGEDPVAAAREAGWHPTDARLEPLEASDPALEIARVVPSQGFARDGDRWIAGVLVIGEREGTALVVELYCVRDERCVAEDDAALRELARRFERGAPIATARTLEVSMAEREIAITLPEGYVLDRWDDPFHGGWSVTATHVRAPFAQLTFEDSGASEGASVENVGPRLRGRATLRLGEERLALIERRGRDGTVWTADLGCREGACMVMITTEDRAERERLIAAMAGAAVTRRPPCLRGYVDDESALNVRASPGAQAPVTGTVEVGGEVTIAETRGRWSRITAPIAGWVWDRAIVRTCE from the coding sequence ATGCGTGCGTCGCTCGCGATCGCGATGGGGCTCGTGGTGGGCTGTGGCGGACCCGCGGTGCCGAGCGCGAGCACGCCGGTGGCGTCGATCGCGCGGGTCGCGGACGAGGCGCCACCCGCGACGCGCGAGGAGCCGCCGGCGCCGGGCGCGCAGCTGGCCGGAGGGCGGCTCGGGCTGGCGCTCGACGGGATCGCGCCCGGCGCGTGGACGCTCGCGGGGCGCTTCGGGGTGAGCCCGGGCGGGCCCGACGCGGCGAGCGATCACGTGGTGACGCGCACGACCGACGCGGGCACGTACTCGCTGCACGTGATCGCGTGGGACTCGCTGCGTCCGTCGACGCTCGGGGTCGAGAGCGCGCTGCGCGGCGCGCGGGCGATCGAGTCGGGCGATCCCGACCTCGAGATCGCGGCGGTGCTCGATCGGCGACGCATGCGCGATCGCTCCGAGGGACCTGAGCGCGCGCTCTACGACGAGCACCGCGCCGAGGTGATGGCGCAGCTGGTGGTCGCGGTGCGCGAGGGCACGATGGTGAACGTCGCGCTCGCGTGCGAAGAGAGCGCGGCGTGCGCGGCCGACGATCACCCGCGCATCGCGCACGAGATCGCGGGCGCGCTGCGGCGAGGACCGCGGCTGTCGCGCGAGAGCACGTGGACGCTGCGGCTGCCCGACGGAGCGAGCACCGATCGCGTGGTGCGAGTGGCGCTGCCGCGATCGATCGTCGCGCTGCCGCCGCGCCCCGCGCCATACGAGCCGGAGGTCGTGACGCGGCTGGTCTCGCTCGACACCGGTGCGTTGGTGCTCGAGCTGGCGATGCGCGTCGACGCGGACGAGGACGAGGTGTGGACGCTCGATCCCGGATCGCGCGACGTGGGGGAGGGCGAGCCGCGCGAAGCGAGGGTGCCCTGCGAGCCGTTCGTGTGCATGGCGTACTTCGCCGACGAGTCGGTGCGCGATGCGCTGATCAACGCGATCGCACGTGCGACCACCGAGCCCGCGCCGGCGATCGAGGAGCGGCACGCGCTCGCGGGAGGACGGCTGGTGGTGCGGCTCGCGAGCGGGCGCATCGACGACGCGTGGCACGTGAACGAGGCCGGCAATGGGCCCGACGATCACCACGATCACCACCTGCGCTTCGGTACCGCCGAGGGCGAGGAGGTGCTGCTGCACCTCGACGTCGCCGACACGCTGCGTCCCGGCGAGGATCCAGTCGCCGCGGCGCGCGAGGCGGGGTGGCATCCGACCGATGCGCGTCTCGAGCCGCTCGAGGCGAGCGATCCCGCGCTGGAGATCGCGCGGGTGGTGCCGAGCCAGGGGTTCGCGCGCGACGGGGATCGCTGGATCGCGGGCGTGCTGGTGATCGGCGAGCGCGAGGGCACGGCGCTGGTCGTCGAGCTCTACTGCGTGCGCGACGAGCGGTGCGTCGCCGAGGACGACGCGGCGCTGCGCGAGCTCGCGCGGCGCTTCGAGCGCGGTGCGCCGATCGCGACTGCGCGCACGCTCGAGGTGTCGATGGCGGAGCGCGAGATCGCGATCACGCTGCCCGAGGGCTACGTGCTCGACCGATGGGACGACCCGTTCCACGGCGGCTGGAGCGTGACCGCGACGCACGTGCGTGCGCCGTTCGCGCAGCTGACGTTCGAGGACTCCGGCGCGTCGGAGGGCGCGTCGGTGGAGAACGTGGGGCCGCGACTGCGCGGGCGCGCGACGCTGCGGCTCGGCGAGGAACGGCTCGCGCTGATCGAGCGTCGCGGGAGAGACGGCACGGTGTGGACTGCGGACCTCGGGTGCCGCGAGGGCGCGTGCATGGTGATGATCACGACCGAGGATCGCGCCGAGCGGGAGCGGCTGATCGCGGCGATGGCAGGGGCGGCGGTGACGCGGAGGCCGCCGTGTCTGCGCGGCTACGTCGACGACGAGAGCGCGCTCAACGTGCGCGCGTCGCCGGGCGCGCAGGCGCCGGTGACGGGGACGGTGGAGGTCGGTGGCGAGGTGACGATCGCGGAGACGCGCGGGCGGTGGTCGCGGATCACGGCGCCGATCGCGGGATGGGTGTGGGATCGCGCGATCGTGCGGACGTGCGAGTGA
- a CDS encoding OmpA family protein, whose protein sequence is MSLRRAPLPLVVLLLIGCGGSGGSTSSESSSSSSGSERPASDEFQLSSSDDAGQARGDHPSQITATATEAAMRLFVVDPDVGPIPGIVVKLTGADGRAFYTGETDSAGYAEVLVPTGQRYELEYLSLGRRTTSARVEVPTGPRQDIRLTLRYRRHRRTAPAAASTTTAAAPEQERLVLEDVLFESNSATITPDSFPRLDRVVEYLVHRPSARLRISGHTDNLGDPRRNLRLSEQRAQAVRDYLVQHGIDAGRVEAIGVGDAEPVAPNDTEEGRAQNRRIEVVEL, encoded by the coding sequence ATGTCGCTTCGTCGCGCTCCGCTCCCGCTCGTCGTGCTCCTCCTGATCGGCTGCGGCGGATCGGGCGGGTCGACCAGCTCCGAATCGTCCTCGAGCAGCTCGGGCTCCGAGCGCCCCGCGAGCGACGAGTTCCAGCTCTCGAGCTCCGACGACGCGGGGCAGGCGCGCGGCGATCACCCCTCGCAGATCACCGCGACCGCCACCGAGGCCGCGATGCGCCTCTTCGTCGTCGATCCCGACGTCGGCCCGATCCCCGGGATCGTCGTCAAGCTGACCGGCGCCGACGGGCGCGCGTTCTACACCGGAGAGACCGACTCCGCCGGATACGCCGAGGTGCTCGTCCCGACCGGCCAGCGCTACGAGCTCGAGTACCTGAGCCTCGGCCGCCGGACCACGAGCGCGCGCGTCGAGGTCCCGACCGGCCCGCGCCAGGACATCCGCCTCACCCTGCGCTACCGCCGGCACCGCCGCACGGCGCCGGCCGCCGCATCGACCACGACCGCGGCGGCGCCCGAGCAGGAGCGGCTCGTCCTCGAAGACGTCCTCTTCGAGAGCAACAGCGCGACGATCACCCCCGACTCGTTCCCGCGCCTCGATCGCGTCGTCGAGTACCTGGTGCACCGGCCGAGCGCGCGGCTGCGGATCTCGGGGCACACCGACAACCTCGGCGACCCGCGCCGCAACCTCCGGCTCTCCGAGCAGCGCGCCCAGGCGGTCCGCGACTACCTCGTGCAGCACGGCATCGACGCGGGGCGCGTCGAGGCCATCGGCGTCGGCGACGCCGAGCCGGTCGCGCCGAACGACACCGAGGAAGGCCGCGCGCAGAACCGCCGCATCGAGGTCGTCGAGCTCTGA
- a CDS encoding HEAT repeat domain-containing protein — protein sequence MGVGGIDKRQVERDANELVRAGRWEDALGKLWLLVDRSHVIDDEFRTYLRTMASCYEQLGRKRAAGAAWLFLGDLARATALAQSVPLDLARCAVTARDHAQAARWFESAGWLGHAAIQLELAKNDRGARVLWERLADDTRLRDDPYTQGLVRFNLGRACARLGDHDPARRQQVAAMHLLTAAADGFERQGLRERAFDCYGVLLTIGREGSFENLAEGYLNCVRILREDGLKYYVLQYYEDFQQLALQRRELHAAATLYREAAEFARRQSMPYARFYRAKGGETHMMAAERAIESGASAELAENSYAAAIDAYNELGLYSRVREIYSKLAALPLSDKRRARYARLAQRLKGMADDETPMPSFPDYLRMDTAYPEIWRLDVIEWEQAGDPAETMAEVVQDDKWPDFTRRRALLCRLAQLGSPDSGAAALRPQTLSVLASHLGRVEIYAALAPLEKMLVHEDARVRAAVMRAVRQLFFKRSFVSIIKGLADEDASVRREALAAVQSLHFGHAFDPLSRIYRDAQDVETRRAALASIGKIPSIEAAELLIDVVRHGERHEKDIARDLLVRADHPDVGALLRKAHAAETGPARSDLERVLRARGG from the coding sequence ATGGGCGTCGGCGGCATCGACAAGCGCCAGGTCGAGCGCGACGCGAACGAGCTCGTGCGCGCCGGTCGCTGGGAGGACGCGCTCGGCAAGCTCTGGCTCCTCGTCGATCGCTCGCACGTGATCGACGACGAGTTCCGCACCTACCTGCGCACGATGGCGAGCTGCTACGAGCAGCTCGGCCGCAAGCGCGCGGCGGGCGCGGCCTGGCTCTTCCTCGGCGACCTCGCGCGCGCGACCGCGCTCGCACAGAGCGTCCCGCTCGACCTCGCGCGCTGCGCCGTCACCGCGCGCGACCACGCGCAGGCCGCGCGCTGGTTCGAGTCCGCGGGCTGGCTCGGTCACGCCGCGATCCAGCTCGAGCTCGCGAAGAACGATCGCGGCGCGCGCGTCCTCTGGGAGCGCCTGGCCGACGACACGCGCCTGCGCGACGACCCGTACACGCAGGGCCTCGTCCGCTTCAACCTCGGGCGTGCTTGCGCGCGCCTCGGCGACCACGATCCCGCGCGTCGCCAGCAAGTCGCCGCGATGCACCTGCTCACCGCCGCGGCCGACGGCTTCGAGCGCCAGGGCCTGCGCGAGCGCGCGTTCGACTGCTACGGCGTGCTGCTCACGATCGGGCGCGAGGGCAGCTTCGAGAACCTCGCCGAGGGCTACCTCAACTGCGTGCGCATCCTGCGCGAGGACGGCCTCAAGTACTACGTCCTGCAGTACTACGAGGACTTCCAGCAGCTCGCGCTCCAGCGCCGCGAGCTCCACGCGGCGGCGACGCTCTATCGCGAGGCGGCGGAGTTCGCGCGCCGACAGAGCATGCCCTACGCGCGCTTCTATCGCGCCAAGGGCGGCGAGACCCACATGATGGCGGCGGAGCGCGCGATCGAGAGCGGCGCCTCCGCGGAGCTCGCCGAGAACAGCTACGCCGCCGCGATCGACGCGTACAACGAGCTCGGCCTCTACTCGCGCGTGCGCGAGATCTACTCGAAGCTCGCGGCGCTCCCGCTCTCCGACAAGCGCCGCGCGCGCTACGCGCGCCTCGCGCAGCGCCTCAAGGGCATGGCGGACGACGAGACGCCGATGCCGTCGTTCCCCGACTACCTGCGGATGGACACCGCGTACCCCGAGATCTGGCGGCTCGACGTGATCGAGTGGGAGCAGGCCGGAGATCCCGCCGAGACGATGGCGGAGGTGGTGCAGGACGACAAGTGGCCCGACTTCACGCGGCGGCGCGCGCTCTTGTGTCGTCTCGCGCAGCTCGGCTCGCCCGACTCCGGCGCCGCCGCGCTGCGCCCGCAGACGCTCTCGGTGCTCGCGAGCCACCTCGGGCGCGTCGAGATCTACGCCGCGCTCGCGCCGCTCGAGAAGATGCTGGTGCACGAGGACGCGCGGGTGCGCGCCGCGGTGATGCGCGCGGTGCGTCAGCTCTTCTTCAAGCGCTCGTTCGTGTCGATCATCAAGGGCCTCGCCGACGAGGACGCGAGCGTGCGCCGCGAGGCGCTCGCCGCGGTGCAGAGCCTGCACTTCGGGCACGCGTTCGATCCGCTCTCGCGCATCTACCGCGACGCGCAGGACGTCGAGACGCGGCGCGCTGCGCTGGCGTCGATCGGCAAGATCCCGAGCATCGAGGCCGCGGAGCTCCTCATCGACGTCGTGCGCCACGGAGAGCGCCACGAGAAGGACATCGCGCGCGATCTCCTGGTGCGCGCCGATCATCCCGACGTCGGCGCGCTCCTGCGCAAGGCGCACGCGGCGGAGACGGGACCCGCGCGCTCGGATCTCGAGCGCGTGCTCCGAGCCCGGGGCGGATAG